From a region of the Oryza sativa Japonica Group chromosome 6, ASM3414082v1 genome:
- the LOC4340818 gene encoding very-long-chain 3-oxoacyl-CoA reductase 1 isoform X2 yields the protein MASHVFMIRQETAPAQWWFLSLAFVGAAYAATVTLRFVAYLALCRCHRPKDDLRRRYGEWAVVTGPTSGIGRAMALELARHGLNLVLVGRDPAILREISGTVRSLHKVKTKTVVFDLSLVWTPDGDEPLRRLREAVEGLDVGVVVNNAGVAKPGAVYLHEADVEAWVRMVRVNMSAVTEVTAVVLPGMVSRGRGAIVNIGSAGSEYIPTLPLYTMYAATKRYVAQFSRSLHVEYASKGIHVQCQIMMKSGKHKGIK from the exons ATGGCTAGTCATGTCTTCATGATCCGGCAAgagacggcgccggcgcagtGGTGGTTCCTCTCGCTGGCTTTCGTCGGCGCCGCCTACGCCGCCACCGTCACGCTCCGTTTCGTCGCCTACCTCGCGCTCTGCCGGTGTCACCGGCCGAAggacgacctccgccgccggtacGGCGAATGGGCCGTCGTCACCGGGCCAACGTCCGGCATCggccgtgccatggcgctggagctCGCGCGCCACGGCCTCAACCTCGTGCTCGTCGGCCGTGACCCAGCCATCCTCCGGGAGATCTCCGGCACGGTCAGGTCTCTCCACAAAGTGAAGACCAAGACCGTGGTGTTTGACCTGTCCCTCGTCTGGACCCCCGATGGTGATGAGCcgctgcggcggctgcgggaggCGGTGGAGGGGCTGGACGTCGGGGTGGTGGTGAACAACGCCGGCGTGGCGAAGCCCGGCGCCGTCTACCTGCACGAGGCGGACGTGGAGGCGTGGGTGAGGATGGTGCGGGTGAACATGTCGGCAGTGACGGAGGTGACGGCGGTGGTGCTACCTGGGATGGTGTCGCGGGGTAGGGGCGCCATCGTCAACATCGGCTCGGCTGGGTCGGAGTACATCCCGACCTTACCTCTCTACACCATGTACGCCGCCACCAAACG GTACGTGGCTCAGTTCTCCCGGAGCCTTCACGTCGAGTATGCAAGTAAAGGGATCCATGTGCAGTGCCAG ATTATGATGAAATCTGGAAAGCATAAGGGAATCAAATAG
- the LOC4340818 gene encoding very-long-chain 3-oxoacyl-CoA reductase 1 isoform X1, whose translation MASHVFMIRQETAPAQWWFLSLAFVGAAYAATVTLRFVAYLALCRCHRPKDDLRRRYGEWAVVTGPTSGIGRAMALELARHGLNLVLVGRDPAILREISGTVRSLHKVKTKTVVFDLSLVWTPDGDEPLRRLREAVEGLDVGVVVNNAGVAKPGAVYLHEADVEAWVRMVRVNMSAVTEVTAVVLPGMVSRGRGAIVNIGSAGSEYIPTLPLYTMYAATKRYVAQFSRSLHVEYASKGIHVQCQAPFFVDTRLMFRFEEAAGGVSLFTVTPDAYARAAVAWIGRGGALCTPAVRHQLLRRMAAAAPDSVHDWILLRLATWNRKRCFSGSE comes from the exons ATGGCTAGTCATGTCTTCATGATCCGGCAAgagacggcgccggcgcagtGGTGGTTCCTCTCGCTGGCTTTCGTCGGCGCCGCCTACGCCGCCACCGTCACGCTCCGTTTCGTCGCCTACCTCGCGCTCTGCCGGTGTCACCGGCCGAAggacgacctccgccgccggtacGGCGAATGGGCCGTCGTCACCGGGCCAACGTCCGGCATCggccgtgccatggcgctggagctCGCGCGCCACGGCCTCAACCTCGTGCTCGTCGGCCGTGACCCAGCCATCCTCCGGGAGATCTCCGGCACGGTCAGGTCTCTCCACAAAGTGAAGACCAAGACCGTGGTGTTTGACCTGTCCCTCGTCTGGACCCCCGATGGTGATGAGCcgctgcggcggctgcgggaggCGGTGGAGGGGCTGGACGTCGGGGTGGTGGTGAACAACGCCGGCGTGGCGAAGCCCGGCGCCGTCTACCTGCACGAGGCGGACGTGGAGGCGTGGGTGAGGATGGTGCGGGTGAACATGTCGGCAGTGACGGAGGTGACGGCGGTGGTGCTACCTGGGATGGTGTCGCGGGGTAGGGGCGCCATCGTCAACATCGGCTCGGCTGGGTCGGAGTACATCCCGACCTTACCTCTCTACACCATGTACGCCGCCACCAAACG GTACGTGGCTCAGTTCTCCCGGAGCCTTCACGTCGAGTATGCAAGTAAAGGGATCCATGTGCAGTGCCAG GCGCCGTTCTTCGTGGATACGAGGCTGATGTTCAGgttcgaggaggcggcgggcggcgtatCGCTGTTCACGGTGACCCCTGACGcgtacgcgcgcgcggcggtggcgtggatcggccgcggcggcgcgctgtGCACGCCGGCCGTCCGGCACCAGCTGCTACGgcgcatggccgccgccgcgccggactCCGTCCACGACTGGATCCTCCTGCGCTTAGCCACCTGGAACAGAAAACGTTGTTTCAGCGGATCTGAGTGA